The Streptomyces bacillaris sequence CGCCGCCCGCGTGTTGGACTCGTGCGGGGTCATGTCGATGTTGAAGACCTCGCACAGGACGAGGATGTCGTCACCGCCGCGGATGGGGTCCGGGCAGCTGAAGACGGGCTTCAGCACCCGGTCGGAGGCGTGGCCCTCGGCCTGGTTGGTGCTCGAACCGTCGAAGCCCCAGATCGGCAGGTCCGCCGCATCGCCCGACGGCGTGCCGTCCATGATCTTCGTCTTGGAGCGAAGCTTGGCGGTCGGCTCGGTGCCGTCTATCCAGATGTACTCAGCCTTGAACGTCACGGACGCCATCCTTTGCGGGTGCAGCGGTCTATGCAGCGCAGCTTCGCAAGGTGCGATTTCCCGTCCGTTGCCCAAGTGTGAACCCCGTGTTACCGAGGATTCCTGCGTTAAAAAGGGCACCTTGTGGGCTCTCGTCCCACACTGCTCCCCGTCATCTTCCCCTGCTCACACATTGCCCTTGAGGAGCTGGGAGAATCCGGCCGCCCGGATGCGCCGCACCAGCTCCTCGCGGCTCGTCCCGAGCGCCCCGGCGGCCCGGGACAGCTCCCACTCCGCGCCGGCCAGGGTGTGGAGCAGATGGCCGCGCCGGACCTGGGCGTCGGAGAGCCGGAACGTCTTGAGGTAGGCGACCTGCCCCTTGTGGTCGGTGATCGTCTCCCCGATGTGCTGACCGCTCCCTTCCCGGACGAACGGGGGCAGGAACCGCCACAGGGTGAACGACCCCATCCGGTACGCCCGCTCGAAGCCGTACGAGGTGTTCAGCAGCTCCCGCGCGAACAGTCCGTCGTGCGCCTCCTCCCACGCCCGTTCCTGCCCCCGCGCCGCCGCCCGGAGACCGGCGAGCGTGCGGATGTGCTCCTCGCCCCGGATACGTGCCCCGAACTCCGCCACCGGGGCCCCGTACAGCCCGTACTGGTGCACCAGCTCCCCGTACAGGTCCTCCACCAGCGAGGCGTGCAGCAGCCGGTAGTCCTCCGGGTGCGGCACCACGAAGGCGCCGGCGAGCGCGTCGGAGACGTACACCATCACCCCGCACTGGCCCGGGTGGATCTCGAAGACCCGCAGCGCGTCCCCGAGCCCGCGCACCGACCACCCGAGGTACGCGTCCTCCGCGCGCGGCGAGAGCCCGTCGCGCAGGGCCTGGCGCGACCACTCCTCCCAGGCGGTCGACGGCCCGCCGAAGTGCAGCGCGAGATACCCCTCCAGGGCCAGGTGCAGCGGCAGGAACCGCAGCCGGTCGCCGGGACGCCGCTTGGCCATGCGGTGGTGGGCGAGCCGGGGCAGCCGGACGGTGCGCGGCGCCTCCCGCCCGCCGAGCTGGGTCCCGTACGCGGCCGACTGCCCGCCCCCGTCCCGTACGCCTGCGCCCTCGCGGTTACCGTCGCCGTCGCCGGACCAGTCGGCGACGAGCCCGTGGGGGATGTACGAGACGTAGTGCG is a genomic window containing:
- a CDS encoding ARPP-2 domain-containing protein, which produces MNRLELTGLTARPSQVWGGVRLVPLVRGEPVAGLRLHREVYERLGAGVVELGPRTHYVSYIPHGLVADWSGDGDGNREGAGVRDGGGQSAAYGTQLGGREAPRTVRLPRLAHHRMAKRRPGDRLRFLPLHLALEGYLALHFGGPSTAWEEWSRQALRDGLSPRAEDAYLGWSVRGLGDALRVFEIHPGQCGVMVYVSDALAGAFVVPHPEDYRLLHASLVEDLYGELVHQYGLYGAPVAEFGARIRGEEHIRTLAGLRAAARGQERAWEEAHDGLFARELLNTSYGFERAYRMGSFTLWRFLPPFVREGSGQHIGETITDHKGQVAYLKTFRLSDAQVRRGHLLHTLAGAEWELSRAAGALGTSREELVRRIRAAGFSQLLKGNV